The Platichthys flesus chromosome 5, fPlaFle2.1, whole genome shotgun sequence genome contains the following window.
AGTGAGCTCAGTTGGTATAAGCAAGTTCAACACTTTGGAGTTTTAGACAGAACTTTTACTGATGTCCAGACATGACAGAGTTAACACAAGTCGAGAACTATTAACATCCACATCAACTGTAGTACAACAAGCAAGTTTACTGCAAAGAATATGGAGCAttgaaataaaatcattgtACAAATATACTAAACAATCTTGCTCTTAAAGAATTGAGACCATACACCACGGCTGCTCTATGAAATCACTTTTAGGTTCCGTACCTGATGGTCCCTCTGAAGCGATCTTTCAGCGGCGTGGAGCCTACATAGAGGATCTGGACCTTGGCGAACCGGGGGTTGATGCTGGTCACCTGTGCCATCAAACGCAGATGCTCAATACAAACCAGCTCTCTGATCAAAGACATCAATATCTTCCCTGTGCTATATCACCTCAACAGATCAAACATGAGACGACGTGATTTTCTTCCCCTGCATACCTTACAGGTGACTATTGCTCCCACATCTGGCAGTAGTAGCGCTTCTGTTTCCCTCACCACTGAGATCACAGGTAACTGGATGATGACATAAATCACATGCATGAATGCAAACAAGTCACACAAAATCCTGAacgatttttttcatcaccgcaGCTCAAACAGCCTGAAGAAAGGACCACAAAATATTGGCAGTACTGCATCAAAGGTTCCGACCACACCCTTTTCCCTTCGGTCAAGGTTGTGCAATAACTTGACATAGACACTCCCACATTGTGTGCCTGACAGCTTCTGCAGCTTTCACTTCTCTCCATCCCACACCAGCCACAACCCTCACCTGGCCTCCCTCGTTTTTCCTGAGCACGTAGCCTGCTAGTGAGGAGTAGATGTAGCCGTGCCGCTGATATACTCCTGTGCCTGGAGAACAGTCTTCTATGTTGCATAGTTTGTCACCTGAgaacaaagaagaggaggaagacagatgTGGTGTCAGTACAGGAGACACTACATCGATCAATCAAACTAGACTTGCATAGCACCTTTTCTCACAGGTTAGTGCAGTTCAAAGTACTTCATAAACGACTGATGAATCAATAGAACATAAAAgggaatttaaatatataaataatataaacagaCTGGAAAAATTGAATAATCTTTACAACATAGATGCATGAAACAAGTGAACTAGAGTGGCACTCAGTAAAGAGCATACAGTGCCAATCAGTCACCTTGAATTCAATCACACATACTATAATTTTCCCATactcagtcccctaaatatgcctgattctTTCATAAGGATCCATGATTTATGCTCTGGGATATCTGTGAACATGTTTATATTAAAAACACCTCATTTCACAATGTTATAGAAAGTGAAACACTTCATTCCTGGAACTTCCCCCCCGATCTGGAGCTGCACCAAGTTTTATTGGACTCTTCCTTATCTCATACCACATCACTTCACTTCACCAAGATCAGTGGTAGTCCCTCCAGTATTTTGGTTTAATACTGCTtactaacaaacagacaaacagtaaCAAAAACCAGTAATCTCTACAAACTGTTATTCTAAATATTATGCTGACTATCAAATCACAATAATATCTATTGTCACCTACATTTTCAACGTACAAGGAATTTAATTTGGTTTTTGgtgcacaacaaacaaaacaagaaagcaTACTCTACATATATTCAAGGGAGGACAAATGGCGATATCAAATAATACACTTCTGTGAGgaaaaactaatatttataaGAGATTGCGAGactatatgtttatttttgaccATCATCAGCTCATTGAAATGATGGATTCATGTCAGGATCTGCCTCCACAGAGGAAACCCTGAATGTATCTACATGTACACTCACTTTAACATCACTAGACAGGTTTGCTTCCCCCACTTTGCACATTAGGATCAAGAGCAACAACCGCCCAGAgccgcacaaacacacttgtgaaCGCTCCAGCGGGTAACACTTGTTTACATTCACTACTActacacaataaaataaatcaaggagtgtgtgagtgaaaacCAGTGCGAGAAGGAATGCTTCTGTCCTGCCTCAGGCGATGGGCAGGGCTGCGGAATGAAATCTAACGTGGAGAGTAAAAGTTGGACACATTCCTTCACCGTTAAACAATCATCAACCGGAAGTAAtatcaaagaaacacacacacactctctctctctctctctctctctctctattgacCCCCACGTTCAACCACAGAGAAGTTAAACAAGGAGGTTCGAGCCGCTTGGAGCTGAAGCTCATCTCACACATGGTAGCTTGGAAACGATTCACGTGGtttaaacagcagcagaatTAAGTTTAACACAACTTCAGCAGAACACCGCGACGACTACGAGCAACGAGCAAGAGcagaacacaaagagagagtgtAAAGCGAAGTGTAAGTACATCCTGTGTGCTGCTAAAGCTAAAGATAGCGGAGCTCACCTGGAACACACAGCTTCATGGGCGACATGTTTTCGCGAAGAGCAGCGTGTTCGCTGATTGGCTGAAGCGTAGGGTTCGAGTAGATCCTGATTGGCTGTTCCCACGCTGACAGGAAGCCAGGACGGCTCGGTCCGCCATGTTGGGAGAGGCACACACGAGGTCACATGGTACACAACATGCAACTCCCAATTTATAGTTAGTTTAGTTTCAATCCAGGTTAGTGATTtctatgtgttttatttattatatttgtctTAATATCTGTCTGACCTTATTTATCATGTCCCTGACTAAACTTATATTATCTCCGTGAGagttttatatgtttatatagtTTTTCTGTATATTAAAAGAAATTTCAGAATGAAAAATGCTAAATGtaactgatatttattttatttcgttcattgttatttatcattttatttatttgtactaaTATCACGCTTTTATTTGACTATATTTATATTGTCCCTGACAATGCGTGGgggctctctgtgtgtttcaataaaataataatatatatatattttttataaatgtaggTCCTTATTTCTTGCAGGAGTTAAGCTGGAGCACATCTTGCTGATATTGGGCAAGAGGTGGGGTAAACCCTGTCCAGGTCACCAGCGTTACTAATTTAGTGGCTAGTATTTTCAGGAGTGGACAGCTATGCTCAAAAAATATCGGACACTGAATTCATCACAACATTTATTCTTTTTCGCACAATGCCACGACAAACAAAATTCAGCAGTGCAGAGCACATCGACTGCCCCTTTGACAACAGCCAGGGTAACTTTATATGTTACTGTTCCCATTGAGCTTCACCTACACAGGTCTTACATTAGGAAGGAATACTTAGGATGAATGTGCAAGGTTAGTAACTTAGCTCCTAATTGCTGGTCCCTATTTGCAATTTTGGTCAGTGCTTAAACCATATAACATGTGATACTCACAGCCTAatgttgaaatgtgtgtttcagaaTGTCTAAAGATAAAaaccaatcaaatcaaacacCAGATTTCTGTTCAATAAAGTGCACATTGTGTCTATGCGGGTCTGCgatgacacacacagtaaatgaccttgttttaaCTTGATAACTAAACAGCACATCATTGAACTGTACTCTAACCCCCCGGAGAAAGGATGAGTCTATTTCTTGGCTTTGCCCTGAGCAGCCACAGCTGCCATGGCCTTCTTgaccgtctcctcgtctcccaGGAATTGCATGGGTCCTGTAGGCTTCAGGTTCTTGTCCAGCTCATAGACAATGGGGATGCCTGTGGGCAAGTTCAGCTCCATGATTGCCTCCTCTGACATCCCTGGGAAGCAACAACAGGATATTCTGAGTTTACAATCAATCCATGCTAAATACTTTTCATGCAACTACAGATTGAACTGTTCCACCGCTGCTGCTAGCTAGGTATGATGGCATCGTGAAACACGCCCACAAAGCTCAATTAatttcacacaaacatcacaggaTCATGTTTTTAACTATCTAACATCAAGCCCACTTTTACAGTTATTCCTTTAAGCATTACTCTACAGTCCATTTCCCTTTACCCTCCAGCTGTAAAGTTTCAGCCACATCAATCCCCTGCTCAGTGAATATTTATGTCTGCTGGGGAGCTTGTCATCATCCATAATACTATGTTTGCATTTGAAAATGCATAAATTCTGGTACGGATAGGTCTTGCGCCCACACTACTCTGGGGGTTTAGAGATGCTAAAATGGAGACGTTTGGAAATGTTGCTGGccccattttagtttgaaaactcaggGGTAGCATTTGATCTAGATGGGCGAAAATTTCGGTGTTTGGAAACAGT
Protein-coding sequences here:
- the exosc1 gene encoding exosome complex component CSL4; the encoded protein is MSPMKLCVPGDKLCNIEDCSPGTGVYQRHGYIYSSLAGYVLRKNEGGQLPVISVVRETEALLLPDVGAIVTCKVTSINPRFAKVQILYVGSTPLKDRFRGTIRKEDVRATEKDKVETYKSFRPGDIVLAKVISLGDVQSNYLLTTAENELGVVVAHSEAGAQMVPISWCEMQCPRTHTKEFRKVARVQPEYLQA